A region of the Apium graveolens cultivar Ventura chromosome 6, ASM990537v1, whole genome shotgun sequence genome:
GTTCGCGATCCATGTCAAATGGGACTGGGTCAAGGTGAACAGCCCTAATGATCTCAAATCCTTTCAACTGCCAAGAGAATAAAGAGAGAGAAATGATGAATATCGATTTACAAGTTGTTGACTAAAATTGTATCAGGTAAACGTGATATCAGTACTAACCACAAATATTGAAATTTGTGTAGCAGACCCCAGACAAACACCCAAAGATATATCCTGTTTAATCTAAAAAGTGTCAGGGTTATGAAATAAGCGGTGCTTAACAAATCAGACGTTCTAAGGACTGTGCATATACCAACTTGTTCAATGCAAATATGACTGATCCAGCATGTTCTGCTGCATTCCCAACTGTTGGTAGCAGTATAATGCTAATAAAGCTTACAGAAATACCCCAAGAATCTGATGCATCCTGATGAAAAAGTATAGCACATATCCAAAAAACATAAGCATACATATATTATGTAAAAATACTTAATTAAGTTTATGCTTAACAGTAAATGCATCTTTTATACCTCAATTGTACCAACAACATACTCTGATAGTAGAGCAATTGTACTTGTCATACCAACCAACCAAACTAGCTAGTCCACTTGCAATTCCAATCACCGGCTCTTCTTCCATTTCCTCGTTACTTTCAGCTTCCTGGAAATATTTACCATAATAAAAAAACACTAGATCTAAAACaaaaaagatcaaaaatgtaaAAATATACCCGAGCTCCATTTTTCCTACCCCATACTGCCAATATTGCTCCGGAGCAGACTACGTAAGGTTCATCACTTTTATCAGTAAGCTGATAACATTCGTGATACTCAGGGTTTACGTATCTAGGAGTGCCTTGTGGGGCTGTTGAAACATGTGTAGCTTCTAGTGGGAATAAACGTGATAAGCCAAAATCAGCAACCTTAACCGAGAAACTGTTTCTGACTTGATGCGGACAGCCAGCTTGTATAAATACCGCATCTCCTTGTTTTTGTACAAATGTCCACGGTTCAACTCCTAGATAATGAAAATATCAGTAAAAAGGAGACTTTAGACCAATAAATAACAAAACCAATACATGAAAACCAACCATATTCTGCTTTAAGCCTATTTTATGCTATGTGGTCAAATAAAAAGTTTGGTCATGCATAGGGTCAAACACCtgtaatataaaaaataaaatgaacTGCCAATTAAAAAAAAGAGACTGTGGAATCAGACTTCAATTACACAAAACAAATACAGCCACTACCAGTTGTCTATTAGAACAGTAAAGCTTTACAACTAATCTCAAACTTTTTGTGAACCAATTACTAAATTCATACCGGCACAGTCACACTTCTAATCCAAAGTACGTACATATGGCTGTATTACAATTTCGG
Encoded here:
- the LOC141664248 gene encoding vacuolar cation/proton exchanger 1b-like isoform X2, whose translation is MTSTIALLSEYVVGTIEDASDSWGISVSFISIILLPTVGNAAEHAGSVIFALNKLIKQDISLGVCLGSATQISIFVLKGFEIIRAVHLDPVPFDMDRELITPTFKKKRPQILKYYQRAERDVALLEESRIVLALQLGNTKARTMKSLTKLELL
- the LOC141664248 gene encoding vacuolar cation/proton exchanger 1b-like isoform X1, coding for MTSTIALLSEYVVGTIEDASDSWGISVSFISIILLPTVGNAAEHAGSVIFALNKLIKQDISLGVCLGSATQISIFVLKGFEIIRAVHLDPVPFDMDRELITPTFKKKRPQILKYYQQRAERDVALLEESRIVLALQLGNTKARTMKSLTKLELL
- the LOC141664248 gene encoding vacuolar cation/proton exchanger 1a-like isoform X3; this encodes MTSTIALLSEYVVGTIEDASDSWGISVSFISIILLPTVGNAAEHAGSVIFALNKLDISLGVCLGSATQISIFVLKGFEIIRAVHLDPVPFDMDRELITPTFKKKRPQILKYYQQRAERDVALLEESRIVLALQLGNTKARTMKSLTKLELL